Proteins from a genomic interval of Lysobacter stagni:
- a CDS encoding GtrA family protein, with the protein MIAMFSRYVAVQIVAYAADMGSFLLATSLLGWQPLPANVLAKLVAGSLAFVAHRRITFGVHGKGRERTQLFRYIALLALNVPMSSGALAVLLHVVHMEVLAKFLADVVCVGVTFLLSRHLVFVSTTSERDS; encoded by the coding sequence ATGATTGCGATGTTCTCGCGCTACGTTGCAGTTCAGATCGTGGCGTACGCCGCCGACATGGGGAGCTTCCTGCTCGCGACTAGCCTCTTGGGCTGGCAGCCATTACCCGCGAATGTTCTGGCGAAACTCGTTGCAGGCTCACTTGCCTTCGTCGCACATCGGCGGATTACTTTCGGCGTTCACGGCAAGGGACGCGAGCGCACGCAACTGTTCCGTTACATAGCACTGCTTGCGTTGAATGTCCCGATGTCGAGCGGTGCTCTGGCAGTACTGTTACATGTGGTGCACATGGAAGTGCTCGCCAAGTTTCTAGCCGACGTAGTTTGCGTAGGCGTGACGTTTCTACTTTCGCGTCATCTGGTTTTTGTTAGCACCACATCGGAACGCGATTCATGA
- a CDS encoding class I SAM-dependent methyltransferase, producing the protein MSITDWLLEPEVAGCPVDGLARFEAHRSVLRRKQMIRSVFDEFHQVFTDLDRKHLDSEGLLVELGAGVYPVRETVPEVLATDVVAAPHLDKVIDAGAMDFPNESVHAFYLQNVFHHFPDPDRFFAELERTLAPGGGAILIEPASGPVASWLYPRLFATEGYDKTASDWRTPVGGPMSGANQALSYLVFDRDRARFEASHPALEIVHRDALPNWPRYLVSGGLNFRPLLPSFMTLPLRWMESVLSPLRSLLGLHRVIVLRKRNQS; encoded by the coding sequence ATGAGCATCACCGACTGGCTATTGGAACCAGAAGTAGCGGGCTGCCCCGTCGACGGGCTGGCGCGATTCGAAGCGCACCGATCCGTACTGCGACGCAAGCAGATGATCCGTAGCGTGTTCGACGAGTTCCATCAGGTCTTCACTGACCTCGATCGAAAGCACCTCGACAGCGAAGGGTTGCTTGTCGAGCTGGGGGCTGGAGTCTATCCCGTTCGTGAAACTGTCCCGGAAGTGCTCGCGACGGACGTAGTCGCGGCACCGCATCTCGACAAAGTCATCGATGCAGGAGCGATGGATTTTCCGAACGAGAGCGTGCATGCGTTCTATCTACAGAACGTCTTTCACCATTTCCCCGATCCTGATCGCTTCTTCGCTGAGCTCGAGCGCACGCTCGCTCCCGGCGGCGGCGCCATCCTCATAGAGCCTGCCAGTGGCCCGGTCGCGTCCTGGTTATATCCTCGCCTGTTCGCGACCGAAGGTTATGACAAGACGGCATCTGACTGGCGGACGCCGGTGGGCGGCCCAATGAGCGGCGCTAACCAGGCGTTGAGCTACCTAGTATTCGACCGTGACCGCGCTCGATTCGAGGCATCCCACCCTGCTCTTGAGATTGTGCATCGCGACGCACTCCCCAACTGGCCCCGATACCTGGTGTCGGGTGGGCTCAACTTTCGACCATTACTCCCCTCCTTCATGACATTACCCTTGCGCTGGATGGAGTCAGTGTTGTCTCCGCTGCGCTCCCTGCTCGGACTCCACCGCGTGATCGTCCTGCGCAAGCGCAACCAGAGCTAA
- a CDS encoding glycosyltransferase family 2 protein: protein MARCVDWNSGIAVVIPSYKVVKHIEAVIASIGPEVDVIYCVDDACPAGSGDFIEREIKDLRVRVLRNSTNLGVGGAVMTGYRQAVVDGARVIVKIDGDGQMDPALLPGFVAPILAGEADYTKGNRFWDLSEITRMPALRRIGNLGLSFMAKASTGYWDVFDPTNGYTAIHASVAERLPYDSISRRYFFETDILFRLNTMRAVVVDIPMDAKYGDEVSGLKISNIVFEFAFKHMRNFGKRIAYNYFLRDLSIASLELIAAAVLLSFGLAFGAWSWFQSFSTDVPASTGTIMISVLSMLVGIQFLLAFLGYDIANMPRRALHTRLSTRLRPRHKESA, encoded by the coding sequence ATGGCACGATGCGTTGATTGGAACAGCGGTATCGCTGTCGTCATCCCTAGTTACAAGGTCGTGAAGCACATCGAGGCGGTCATCGCCTCGATCGGGCCGGAGGTCGATGTGATCTATTGCGTCGATGACGCCTGCCCGGCCGGCAGCGGCGATTTCATCGAGCGGGAAATCAAGGACCTCCGCGTTCGCGTGCTGCGAAACTCGACCAATCTCGGAGTCGGTGGCGCGGTCATGACGGGATATCGCCAGGCGGTTGTCGATGGAGCACGGGTTATTGTCAAGATCGACGGCGACGGGCAGATGGATCCCGCCTTGCTTCCCGGCTTCGTGGCTCCGATTCTCGCGGGTGAAGCCGACTACACCAAGGGCAATCGTTTCTGGGATCTCAGCGAGATAACCCGCATGCCGGCGCTGAGGCGCATTGGCAATCTCGGCCTGAGCTTCATGGCAAAAGCCAGTACGGGCTACTGGGATGTCTTCGACCCGACCAACGGCTACACGGCGATACATGCTTCTGTCGCCGAACGATTGCCTTACGATTCGATTAGCCGGCGCTACTTTTTCGAAACCGACATCCTGTTCCGCCTCAACACGATGCGCGCGGTTGTTGTGGACATCCCGATGGATGCAAAGTACGGCGATGAAGTCAGCGGCCTCAAGATCTCGAATATTGTGTTCGAGTTCGCCTTCAAACATATGCGCAACTTCGGGAAGCGCATCGCCTATAACTACTTCCTTCGCGACCTTTCCATCGCATCCCTCGAACTTATCGCCGCAGCGGTTCTTCTTAGCTTCGGCCTCGCCTTTGGCGCGTGGAGTTGGTTCCAGTCGTTTTCGACGGACGTCCCTGCAAGCACCGGAACGATCATGATTAGCGTGTTGTCGATGCTAGTTGGAATTCAGTTCCTGCTGGCGTTCCTCGGCTATGACATTGCCAACATGCCTCGTCGAGCTCTGCACACTCGGCTGTCAACACGCTTGCGGCCGCGCCACAAGGAATCTGCATGA